A window from Lepus europaeus isolate LE1 chromosome 20, mLepTim1.pri, whole genome shotgun sequence encodes these proteins:
- the PDK4 gene encoding pyruvate dehydrogenase kinase, isozyme 4: MKAARFVMRSAGSLSGAGLVPREVEHFSRYSPSPLSMKQLLDFGSENACERTSFAFLRQELPVRLANILKEIDILPECLINTSSVQLVKSWYIQSLMDLVEFHEKSPDDQKALSDFVDTLIKVRNRHHNVVPTMAQGIIEYKDACTVDPITNQNLQYFLDRFYMNRISTRMLMNQHILIFSDAQTGNPSHIGSIDPNCDVAAVVQDAFESSKMLCDQYYLTSPELKLTQVNGKFPGQPIHIVYVPSHLHHMLFELFKNAMRATVEHQENWPSLTPVEVIVVLGNEDLTIKISDRGGGVPLRIIDRLFSYTYSTAPTPVMDNSRNAPLAGFGYGLPISRLYAKYFQGDLNLYSLSGYGTDAIIYLKALSSESVEKLPVFNKSAFKHYQMSPEADDWCIPSKEPKNLAKQKVAV, encoded by the exons ATGAAGGCGGCCCGCTTCGTGATGCGCAGCGCCGGCTCGCTgagcggcgccggcctggtgccCCGAGAGGTGGAGCACTTCTCCCGCTACAGCCCTTCCCCGCTGTCCATGAAGCAGCTGCTGGACTTTG gttCTGAAAACGCATGTGAGAGAACATCCTTTGCGTTTTTGCGACAAGAGTTGCCCGTGAGGCTGGCCAATATCCTGAAGGAAATTGACATCCTCCCTGAGTGCTTAATCAATACCTCTTCAGTGCAGCTTGTTAAAAGCTG GTATATCCAGAGCCTGATGGATTTGGTGGAATTTCATGAGAAGAGTCCAGATGACCAGAAAGCTTTATCAGA CTTTGTAGATACGCTCATCAAAGTTCGAAATAGACACCATAATGTAGTTCCTACGATGGCACAAGGAATCATTGAGTATAAAGATGCCTGTACAGTGGACCCAATCACCAACCAAAATCTCCAGTATTTTTTGGATCGATTTTACATGAACCGTATATCTACTCGGATGTTGATGAACCAGCACA tTCTTATATTTAGTGATGCACAAACAGGAAACCCAAGCCATATTGGAAGCATTGATCCAAACTGTGATGTAGCAGCTGTGGTCCAAG ATGCCTTTGAGTCTTCAAAGATGCTCTGTGACCAGTATTACTTAACATCTCCAGAATTAAAGCTCACACAAGTGAATG GAAAATTTCCAGGCCAGCCCATCCACATCGTGTACGTGCCTTCTCACCTCCATCACATGCTCTTTGAGCTATTCAAG AATGCAATGAGGGCAACCGTGGAGCACCAGGAAAACTGGCCTTCCCTTACCCCTGTTGAGGTGATTGTCGTCCTGGGAAATGAAGACCTTACCATTAAG ATTTCAGACAGGGGAGGAGGGGTCCCCCTGAGGATCATCGACCGCCTCTTCAGTTACACATACTCCACCGCACCGACACCCGTGATGGACAATTCCCGGAACGCTCCTTTG GCTGGTTTCGGTTATGGGTTACCAATTTCTCGTCTCTATGCCAAGTACTTTCAAGGAGATCTGAACCTCTATTCTTTGTCGGGATATGGAACAGATGCCATCATCTACTTAAAG GCTTTGTCTTCCGAGTCTGTAGAAAAACTCCCGGTCTTCAACAAGTCAGCCTTCAAACATTATCAGATGAGCCCTGAGGCTGATGACTGGTGTATACCAAGCAAGGAACCAAAGAACTTGGCAAAGCAGAAGGTGGCCGTGTGA